From Pan troglodytes isolate AG18354 chromosome 11, NHGRI_mPanTro3-v2.0_pri, whole genome shotgun sequence, the proteins below share one genomic window:
- the LOC129136006 gene encoding uncharacterized protein LOC129136006 has protein sequence MRGQGTVGWLWDLPTLFQDPKAAWGAGKRTAWPLSSEALAWVFLRSSRPAPFKGTLPPASDAKHLLGSQGKSRWFQLTEQEHIPHWIQTSAFSGGLGRSRRKIRCMARAGLPVHMVNGDPDTGRPLLTAPGAKQPPRGWRRQAGSSCSRARGVWRGALASRQGAQRGSKGPGVSHQSYGVEGPGSSVCPVTWHLRALPGQLCDASHQTACIKSGVCSSLKWRRPEALDRRSHILEGSVLGHRCP, from the exons ATGCGGGGACAGGGCACCGTGGGATGGCTGTGGGACCTGCCAACACTCTTCCAGGACCCCAAAGCTGCCTGGGGAGCTGGGAAAAGGACGGCTT GGCCGCTGTCCTCGGAAGCCCTGGCCTGGGTTTTCCTTCGTTCCTCACGACCAGCCCCCTTCAAGGGCACCCTGCCACCTGCCAGCGACGCGAAGCACCTGCTGGGCTCCCAGGGAAAGTCACGCTGGTTCCAGCT CACGGAGCAGGAACACATTCCCCACTGGATCCAAACCTCTGCATTCTCAGGTGGGCTGGGCAGGAGCCGGCGCAAAATCAGATGCATGGCCCGAGCTGGGCTTCCTGTGCACATGGTGAATGGGGACCCGGACACAGGCCGGCCATTGTTAACGGCACCTGGGGCTAAGCAGCCGCCCCGGGGCTGGAGAAGGCAGGCTGGGTCCAGCTGCTCCCGGGCAAGGGGTGTCTGGAGAGGGGCTCTTGCCTCACGGCAGGGGGCCCAAAGAGGTTCTAAGGGGCCTGGGGTCTCTCACCAGAGCTACGGGGTAGAGGGCCCTGGCAGCTCCGTGTGTCCTGTGACCTGGCATCTTAGGGCTTTGCCAGGCCAGCTTTGTGATGCCTCCCACCAGACTGCATGCATAAAGTCTGGAGTATGCTCCTCTCTGAAGTGGAGGAGGCCTGAGGCCCTGGACAGGAGAAGCCACATCCTGGAGGGATCAGTGCTGGGACACAGATGTCCCTAA